The proteins below are encoded in one region of Candidatus Saccharimonadales bacterium:
- the cas2 gene encoding CRISPR-associated endonuclease Cas2, with product MKRLSPSTAYILKALIPYTRPNLLLSFTPNKFFNELEKHSKYKKKTLQSAYYRSVKSGLIELDLQRRPSLTKEGRRQLQAGEPAKLKDGRYLVVAFDIPETDRHKRRFIRTLLRELGFEQVQKSVWVSRYRYGQYLKQECRASDLEKYVRIFVARILQ from the coding sequence ATGAAGCGCTTAAGCCCCAGCACGGCTTATATACTCAAAGCTTTAATCCCGTATACACGGCCTAATCTTCTGTTGTCTTTCACACCCAATAAGTTCTTTAATGAACTGGAAAAACACTCGAAATACAAGAAAAAGACCTTACAGTCGGCTTACTACCGCTCGGTAAAATCAGGACTGATAGAGCTCGACTTGCAGCGCAGACCGTCACTTACCAAAGAAGGACGGCGTCAGCTGCAAGCAGGTGAACCAGCTAAGCTTAAAGACGGCCGCTACTTGGTAGTGGCGTTCGACATTCCGGAGACGGACCGGCATAAACGACGCTTCATCCGCACTTTACTCCGCGAGCTTGGATTCGAACAAGTACAGAAAAGTGTCTGGGTGTCGCGCTACCGCTATGGCCAATATTTGAAGCAGGAGTGTAGGGCCTCTGACTTAGAAAAATACGTCCGCATATTTGTAGCTCGGATCTTGCAATAA
- a CDS encoding M15 family metallopeptidase gives MRPPIKQTKTRSHFPLVIGLIVLLGLVSWYFVERAASPNSDPNNPDAESAAFDRELYSLDEPGSLWFIVNKQRPLPESYVPHLTTPDIPLYGPSDAENMQVDSRITDHLKALVASATSEGLQLALGSAYRSASYQSGIYNLYVEREGQTAADTFSARPGHSEHQSGLAVDFVRRDGECFIEACFDETAEGQWLAAHAHEYGFILRYREGMADITGYSYEPWHFRYVGTELARELHRQDNPTLEEFFDLPPASTY, from the coding sequence ATGCGCCCACCAATCAAACAAACAAAAACCAGATCGCATTTTCCTTTAGTCATCGGACTAATTGTCCTACTTGGACTTGTAAGCTGGTACTTCGTCGAGCGCGCAGCTTCTCCGAACTCTGACCCTAATAATCCAGACGCCGAGAGTGCAGCGTTTGACCGTGAACTTTACTCACTCGATGAACCAGGTAGCCTCTGGTTCATCGTCAACAAACAGCGCCCTCTACCGGAAAGCTATGTCCCTCACCTCACCACACCCGATATCCCACTCTACGGCCCAAGTGACGCAGAAAACATGCAGGTCGACAGCCGGATTACAGATCACCTCAAAGCTCTGGTAGCCAGCGCTACCAGCGAGGGACTTCAACTCGCCCTCGGTAGTGCTTACCGCTCCGCTAGTTACCAAAGTGGCATCTATAATCTATATGTCGAACGCGAAGGCCAGACAGCGGCCGACACTTTCAGTGCTCGTCCCGGCCACAGCGAGCATCAGAGCGGCCTAGCCGTCGATTTTGTCCGTCGTGATGGCGAATGTTTCATCGAAGCTTGTTTCGATGAAACCGCCGAAGGTCAGTGGCTAGCTGCTCACGCCCATGAGTACGGCTTCATCCTCCGCTACCGTGAAGGGATGGCCGACATTACCGGCTACAGCTACGAGCCATGGCACTTCCGCTACGTTGGGACTGAACTAGCAAGAGAGCTACACCGACAAGACAACCCAACTCTGGAAGAGTTCTTCGATCTACCACCGGCTTCTACCTACTAG
- a CDS encoding Gmad2 immunoglobulin-like domain-containing protein, whose protein sequence is MNRPSQSTQIIGIILILMTVVVLAVVGWMWLEAAESSRQVDNTPSENTTLATEYTSESGVKVRVTAPESGVVVSSPLVVRGEVPGNWSFEASFPVRLLDEEGVELATAIATLEDDWMTEELVSFSAELEFDAPESERGTLVLEKSNPSGLAAQADKVTLPLRF, encoded by the coding sequence ATGAATCGACCGAGTCAGAGCACACAGATTATCGGCATTATCCTTATTCTCATGACGGTGGTGGTCTTAGCAGTGGTGGGCTGGATGTGGCTTGAGGCGGCCGAGTCTAGTCGTCAAGTCGATAACACTCCCAGCGAGAATACTACCTTAGCTACCGAGTACACGTCAGAGTCTGGGGTGAAGGTTCGGGTGACTGCCCCGGAGAGTGGGGTAGTAGTATCCTCCCCGCTAGTAGTCCGAGGCGAAGTTCCAGGTAACTGGTCGTTTGAAGCCAGTTTTCCAGTGCGATTGCTGGATGAGGAGGGCGTTGAATTGGCAACCGCTATCGCGACTTTGGAAGATGACTGGATGACGGAAGAGCTAGTATCTTTTAGTGCTGAGCTGGAATTTGATGCACCTGAGAGCGAGCGCGGTACCCTGGTACTTGAGAAGAGTAATCCGAGCGGTTTGGCTGCCCAAGCCGATAAAGTCACACTGCCGCTGCGTTTCTAG
- a CDS encoding ComEC/Rec2 family competence protein has product MRQVELSTLLNKPLHFSWHLTGLAAGILAGTALIPVLTDYTFTDSRWLLVVIALLLPLLLGRQRWLVIGAFISGLILGLYSGSVADSRLAKYEPYFGQMVHLSGHIADDTTYSSRGELQLRLNHITIDGRRLPGEVWTSTMTQIELKRGDHIQLKGQLEPGFGSMSATLFRATLIEAIRPSPGDIARRVRDRFTDYVRLAIPEPQSLLGVSYLTGQRGLLPGDISQQLRLLGLAHIVVASGFHLTIVTRYFHKLLRPISKYLTTFFSLTVIASFLLLTGFSTSMVRASLVASLSLLAWYYGRQIHPIVLLLSVAATTVLIDPAVIWGDIGWFLSFTAFTGVIILAPLLHDFFWGSDKEPGAVRHIAVGTIAAQITTFPVVALVFGQYSPLALLANLLLLPFIPITMGLTLLSGLGAAFLPSLASIFGAPAYALLLGMTTVTDWLALSPYATSELNFSVTAVAISYVLITLLMVYLWRVTKHNFRRYNPIV; this is encoded by the coding sequence ATGCGGCAGGTTGAATTAAGCACTCTACTCAATAAGCCCCTGCACTTTTCATGGCATCTAACGGGCCTAGCGGCCGGCATCCTAGCTGGGACGGCATTAATTCCAGTGCTAACCGACTATACTTTTACGGACAGTCGCTGGCTCTTAGTGGTGATAGCTCTACTATTACCACTGTTGCTAGGGCGCCAGCGGTGGTTAGTTATCGGCGCATTCATTAGTGGCCTCATTCTCGGTCTATACTCCGGCTCTGTAGCAGATAGTCGTCTAGCTAAGTATGAACCTTACTTTGGCCAGATGGTTCATCTCAGTGGACATATAGCCGATGACACCACCTACAGTAGTCGCGGCGAGCTCCAGCTCCGTCTCAACCACATAACTATCGACGGCCGCCGGCTCCCAGGTGAGGTCTGGACAAGCACCATGACCCAAATAGAACTCAAGCGCGGTGATCACATTCAGCTCAAGGGTCAGCTCGAGCCTGGTTTCGGTTCGATGTCCGCCACCCTCTTCCGCGCCACTCTAATTGAAGCTATCAGGCCTAGCCCTGGAGATATTGCGCGGCGTGTCCGAGATCGATTCACCGACTATGTCCGGCTAGCTATTCCCGAACCACAGTCCCTGCTCGGTGTCAGTTACTTAACCGGGCAGCGGGGACTACTGCCGGGTGATATAAGCCAGCAGCTACGACTACTTGGACTGGCCCATATCGTCGTAGCTAGTGGTTTTCATCTCACGATTGTGACCCGCTACTTTCATAAACTACTCCGGCCGATCTCAAAATACCTAACCACTTTCTTTAGCCTCACGGTGATCGCTAGCTTCCTTTTGCTAACCGGCTTTAGTACCTCGATGGTACGTGCTTCTCTCGTAGCCAGTTTAAGTTTACTAGCTTGGTACTATGGCCGACAGATTCACCCGATAGTATTACTACTATCTGTTGCAGCCACAACTGTCTTGATCGATCCGGCGGTTATCTGGGGTGACATCGGCTGGTTCCTCTCTTTCACCGCTTTTACCGGCGTAATCATCCTAGCACCTTTATTGCACGACTTCTTCTGGGGTTCGGACAAAGAACCTGGAGCCGTTCGCCATATAGCTGTCGGCACAATTGCAGCCCAGATTACAACCTTTCCTGTCGTAGCCCTCGTCTTCGGCCAGTATTCACCACTCGCACTACTGGCTAACCTCCTACTCCTACCCTTCATCCCAATTACAATGGGACTGACCCTACTCAGCGGTCTCGGAGCGGCCTTCCTTCCCTCTCTAGCCTCTATCTTTGGTGCTCCGGCCTACGCCTTACTCCTCGGCATGACGACCGTAACCGACTGGCTAGCCCTATCACCCTATGCCACTAGCGAACTAAACTTTTCCGTCACAGCTGTAGCGATTAGCTACGTCCTAATCACACTACTCATGGTCTACCTCTGGCGGGTGACCAAACATAACTTCCGTCGCTACAACCCTATAGTGTAA
- a CDS encoding HNH endonuclease family protein has product MNDDQSTYIARRRRFSAVALLMLLLLIYISLTNLNSLDWFSSGENAPASELPLDPDTPYQLASDALQTLPVADPLSRHGYSRERFSPGWAIVDGCDMRNRILQRDLRNIILDADNCQVLAGTLNPDPYTETEVGFIYGNQTDTVHIDHIVAVSDAWRKGAQDLSAAERHTFYNDPLNLIATSAEANMDKGDADAAHWLPHPNYRCRYVARQTAIKLKYLLWITRTELAAMRRVLNTCPLQVLPIEEPIDAAG; this is encoded by the coding sequence ATGAACGATGATCAATCCACCTACATTGCCCGACGCCGGCGTTTCTCAGCCGTTGCACTGCTCATGCTACTGCTACTCATCTACATTAGCCTTACAAATCTCAACTCGCTTGACTGGTTCTCTAGCGGTGAGAATGCACCCGCATCCGAGTTACCGCTTGATCCTGATACACCCTACCAGCTAGCCAGTGATGCGCTCCAAACCCTACCTGTAGCCGACCCTCTCTCGCGTCACGGCTACAGTCGGGAACGGTTCAGCCCAGGCTGGGCCATAGTCGACGGCTGCGATATGCGTAACCGTATTCTTCAGCGTGATCTGAGAAATATTATCTTAGATGCTGATAATTGCCAGGTTCTAGCCGGTACACTTAATCCTGACCCTTATACCGAGACTGAAGTCGGGTTCATCTACGGTAATCAGACCGATACGGTACACATCGACCATATCGTCGCCGTTTCTGATGCCTGGCGCAAGGGAGCCCAGGACCTAAGCGCGGCCGAGCGTCACACCTTTTACAACGACCCCCTAAACTTAATCGCTACCTCAGCAGAAGCTAATATGGATAAAGGTGATGCCGATGCCGCCCATTGGCTGCCGCACCCAAACTATCGCTGCCGTTACGTAGCCCGTCAAACTGCCATCAAGCTAAAGTATCTACTCTGGATCACTCGAACTGAACTAGCTGCGATGCGGCGCGTACTTAACACCTGCCCGCTCCAGGTACTACCAATCGAAGAACCGATAGATGCGGCAGGTTGA
- a CDS encoding TIGR00730 family Rossman fold protein: MKKKLKQIFQPSSRRHSSLRTVAEREDREIRALSNDDIRIRMKRIHSDFESGFRIIQNHPNTVSFFGSARFDEHNEYYQQARHLAKRIAQELGITIVSGGGRGIMEAANRGAHDVNGDSVGMTIELPYEQVTNEFVTHSSDFYYFFSRKVALAFAARAYVYFPGGFGTMDEFFEILTLKQTGKIKPIPIILVGSSFWQPLLDYIETTLQKQNQTIGENDTQLYTLTDDFDEIIKIIEQTKPSSAGAAS, from the coding sequence ATGAAGAAAAAACTCAAACAGATTTTCCAGCCCAGTAGCCGGCGCCACTCCTCCCTTCGCACCGTAGCCGAACGTGAGGATCGTGAGATTCGGGCACTCAGCAACGATGACATTCGTATCCGTATGAAACGGATCCACTCTGACTTTGAAAGCGGCTTTCGCATCATCCAGAACCACCCCAATACCGTATCTTTCTTCGGCTCGGCCCGTTTCGACGAGCATAACGAGTACTATCAGCAAGCACGTCACCTAGCTAAGCGAATCGCTCAAGAGCTAGGCATCACTATAGTCAGTGGTGGTGGTCGCGGTATTATGGAGGCCGCTAACCGTGGGGCACACGATGTTAACGGCGACTCGGTCGGTATGACGATAGAGCTGCCTTACGAACAAGTGACAAATGAATTCGTCACTCACTCCAGCGACTTCTACTACTTTTTCAGTCGTAAAGTCGCCCTCGCCTTCGCTGCCCGAGCCTACGTTTACTTCCCGGGCGGATTCGGTACTATGGACGAATTCTTCGAAATTTTAACTTTGAAGCAGACTGGAAAGATTAAACCGATTCCTATCATTCTGGTGGGTAGTAGTTTTTGGCAGCCGCTACTAGATTACATCGAAACCACTCTGCAAAAACAAAATCAAACCATCGGAGAGAACGACACTCAGCTCTATACCTTAACCGATGATTTCGATGAGATCATTAAGATTATCGAACAGACTAAACCGAGTTCAGCCGGAGCAGCAAGCTAG